One window of the Nocardia huaxiensis genome contains the following:
- a CDS encoding wax ester/triacylglycerol synthase family O-acyltransferase, whose translation MTELRPLDAGFLELEDSDQHISLGIGAAAILDGPPPPRHQFLEVMRVRAGDNPRLRQRLRRATLDLSAPVWEDDPAFDPAHHIRWTALPAPGDEAALSELLATELTERLDRDHPLWQCVVVEGLSGDRWALLVKAHHSLVDGVSGITLLAQFCDDLPTAPGPDESGDSQEKPRSAGGLDWIARSLLLPVELPRQAIGMARSLIPVVRAAVTPTAGTSLNGPIGRQRRYIAARTSLLEFREIGAAFGATVNDVVLTVIASGYRSLLLARGEDPTRDKLRILVPVSMRSSDAKYVMDNRVSAMLPHLPIDIADPVERLRAIHDNLTAHKSRGEAQAEKAVLGMSSWLPFAPLAWSLRLLSHLPQRGVTAIATNIPGPRRELSVHGRRILELWPVVPIAMRLRTAVAILSYVDQLTFGITGDYDGAPDIELIADGIHSATAELLAAARSGKPARTP comes from the coding sequence ATGACCGAATTGCGACCGCTGGACGCCGGATTCCTCGAACTCGAGGATTCCGATCAGCACATCAGTCTCGGAATCGGCGCCGCGGCGATCCTCGACGGACCGCCGCCGCCCCGCCACCAGTTCCTCGAGGTGATGCGGGTCAGAGCGGGAGACAATCCGCGGCTGCGCCAGCGACTGCGCCGGGCCACCCTGGACCTCTCGGCGCCGGTATGGGAGGACGACCCCGCTTTCGATCCGGCGCACCACATTCGATGGACGGCCCTGCCCGCGCCCGGTGACGAGGCGGCCCTGTCCGAACTGCTGGCGACCGAGCTCACCGAACGGCTGGACCGCGATCATCCACTGTGGCAGTGCGTCGTGGTGGAAGGACTGTCCGGGGATCGGTGGGCCCTGCTGGTCAAGGCGCACCACAGCCTGGTGGACGGGGTTTCGGGAATCACGCTGCTGGCGCAGTTCTGCGACGACCTTCCGACCGCCCCCGGCCCCGACGAATCCGGGGACTCGCAGGAGAAGCCGCGCAGCGCAGGCGGTCTGGACTGGATCGCGCGCAGCCTGCTGCTACCCGTGGAACTGCCGCGGCAGGCGATCGGCATGGCGCGCAGCCTCATTCCCGTGGTTCGCGCCGCGGTGACCCCGACCGCCGGGACCTCCCTGAACGGCCCGATCGGACGCCAGCGCCGCTACATCGCCGCCCGGACCTCCCTGCTCGAATTCCGGGAGATCGGCGCGGCCTTCGGCGCGACCGTCAACGATGTCGTGCTCACCGTGATCGCCTCCGGCTACCGCAGCCTGCTGCTGGCGCGCGGCGAGGACCCGACCCGCGACAAACTGCGCATCCTGGTGCCGGTGTCCATGCGCTCCTCGGACGCGAAATACGTGATGGACAACCGGGTTTCGGCCATGCTCCCGCATCTGCCGATCGACATCGCCGACCCCGTCGAACGCCTGCGCGCCATTCACGACAACCTGACCGCGCACAAGTCACGCGGCGAGGCGCAGGCCGAGAAGGCGGTGCTGGGCATGTCGTCGTGGCTGCCGTTCGCGCCGCTGGCCTGGAGCCTGCGCCTGCTCTCGCATCTGCCGCAGCGCGGCGTCACCGCCATCGCCACCAATATCCCGGGCCCGCGCCGCGAACTGTCGGTACACGGTCGCCGGATCCTCGAGCTGTGGCCCGTCGTGCCCATCGCCATGCGGCTGCGGACCGCCGTCGCCATCCTCAGTTACGTCGACCAGCTCACCTTCGGAATCACCGGCGACTATGACGGCGCACCCGATATCGAACTGATCGCCGACGGAATCCACAGCGCGACAGCGGAACTGCTGGCCGCCGCCCGCTCGGGCAAACCCGCCCGGACACCTTGA
- a CDS encoding universal stress protein gives MADNADPAPRMPPIVAATDGSEISSQAVAWAAVEAQSVGSPLHIVTACVIPGFGDPVTAVRAAELAELRASSARVLAEARRIAENATPGADLAITTEFVLDPITPTLIDRSRHARMIVVGNRGRGAVRRAVLGSVSTALSRHAHCPVAVVHGVTPDEPVSATAPVVVGVDGSANCLPAVEAAFDAAARRKVPVLAVHAGHDTSGFDLEVRGWESVRRGEDERLVAILSDFVDRYPQVQVQRIIVCDTPVRALLRHAEQAQLLVVGSHGRGGFAAGVLGSVSTALLHYAPCPVLVVRKDSRHDT, from the coding sequence ATGGCCGACAATGCCGATCCCGCGCCCCGGATGCCGCCGATCGTGGCCGCCACCGACGGTTCGGAGATCTCCTCTCAGGCGGTGGCCTGGGCGGCGGTCGAAGCCCAATCGGTCGGCAGCCCACTGCATATCGTCACCGCCTGCGTCATCCCCGGGTTCGGGGATCCGGTGACGGCGGTGCGCGCGGCGGAACTGGCCGAGTTGCGCGCAAGCTCCGCCCGGGTACTCGCCGAGGCGCGCCGAATCGCTGAAAACGCGACGCCCGGCGCCGATCTCGCCATTACCACCGAGTTCGTTCTCGACCCGATCACCCCGACGCTCATCGACCGCTCGCGGCACGCGCGCATGATCGTGGTCGGCAATCGTGGCCGCGGAGCCGTCCGGCGGGCGGTGCTGGGTTCGGTGAGCACGGCGCTGAGCCGGCACGCCCACTGCCCGGTCGCGGTCGTGCACGGTGTCACGCCGGACGAACCCGTCTCGGCCACCGCACCGGTGGTGGTCGGCGTGGACGGCAGCGCCAACTGCCTGCCGGCCGTCGAAGCGGCCTTCGACGCGGCAGCCCGGCGCAAGGTGCCGGTGCTGGCGGTGCACGCCGGACACGACACCAGCGGATTCGACCTCGAGGTGCGCGGGTGGGAATCGGTGCGCCGCGGCGAGGACGAGCGGCTCGTGGCGATACTCAGCGATTTCGTCGACCGGTACCCGCAGGTGCAGGTGCAGCGAATCATCGTGTGCGACACCCCCGTCCGGGCGCTGCTGCGGCACGCCGAGCAGGCCCAGCTGCTGGTGGTCGGCAGCCACGGGCGCGGCGGCTTCGCCGCCGGCGTGCTCGGCTCGGTGAGCACCGCACTGCTGCACTACGCGCCGTGCCCCGTGCTCGTGGTGCGGAAGGACTCGCGCCATGACACGTAA
- a CDS encoding potassium channel family protein, giving the protein MTESPSVDPLRRLSRVALAFLLVALVGTAGYMVLGFGFLDAMYQTVTTITTVGFREVQPLTPAGQVFTMGIILVGAGTVFYLFGVMLEALIEGHLRNHVERRRMDRRIARMRGHVIVCGWGRVGCSTAQYLSSLGKTIVVIDRDPERLRDIEFPHILGDVTDDSVLEAAGIEHAQALIAALDSDADNVYVTLSSRALRSDLVIIARARTESSKSKLLRAGANRAVNPQLIGGRRMAAFALQPNVAEFLDVVMHEDSLEYRIEEITIAPDSRLAGRSLTDTALRRTTGALLLALRTSEGRFIANPADETPVHAGTILIVLGTPAQLDAVRAQAVG; this is encoded by the coding sequence ATGACAGAATCTCCAAGCGTGGACCCGTTGCGCCGTCTCAGCCGTGTAGCACTGGCGTTCCTGCTGGTGGCACTGGTGGGGACCGCCGGTTACATGGTCCTCGGATTCGGTTTCCTGGACGCGATGTACCAGACGGTGACGACCATAACGACCGTCGGGTTCCGTGAGGTGCAGCCACTGACCCCGGCGGGCCAGGTGTTCACCATGGGCATCATCCTGGTCGGTGCGGGGACGGTGTTCTACCTGTTCGGGGTGATGCTGGAAGCCCTCATCGAAGGACATCTGCGCAACCATGTGGAACGGAGACGGATGGACCGCCGGATAGCCCGGATGCGCGGGCATGTGATCGTGTGCGGCTGGGGCCGGGTGGGCTGCTCGACAGCGCAATACCTGTCCAGCCTCGGCAAGACCATCGTCGTCATCGACCGCGACCCGGAACGGTTGCGCGACATCGAGTTTCCGCACATCCTCGGCGATGTCACCGATGACAGCGTGCTCGAAGCGGCCGGCATCGAGCACGCGCAGGCCCTGATCGCGGCGCTGGACAGCGATGCCGACAATGTCTATGTGACCCTGTCGAGCCGGGCGCTGCGCTCGGATCTGGTGATCATCGCGCGCGCCCGCACCGAATCCTCCAAGTCGAAACTGCTTCGCGCCGGAGCGAATCGGGCCGTCAATCCGCAGCTGATCGGCGGTCGCCGCATGGCGGCGTTCGCCCTGCAACCCAATGTCGCGGAATTCCTCGACGTGGTCATGCACGAGGACAGCCTCGAGTATCGCATCGAGGAAATCACGATCGCCCCCGATTCCCGGCTGGCCGGCCGCTCCCTCACCGACACCGCACTGCGCCGCACCACCGGCGCGCTGCTGCTGGCCCTGCGGACCTCGGAGGGCAGGTTCATCGCCAACCCCGCCGACGAGACGCCCGTGCACGCCGGCACGATTCTCATCGTGCTGGGCACCCCGGCCCAGCTCGACGCGGTGCGCGCGCAGGCGGTCGGCTAG